The Pseudomonas entomophila genome segment GCGGGCGTCGCAGGCAATCAGCTCGGCGTCGAGCTTGAGGCGGTCGAGGTTTTCGCGCACACGGGTCAGGCGCTTGGCTTCCAGGTCGATGGCGACCATGTGGGCCAGGCCGGGCTCGGCTTCCAGCAGGTGGCAGGTCTTGCCGCCCGGGGCGCAGCAGGCGTCGAGCACGCGCTGGCCGGGGGCCAGTTCCAGCAGGTCGGCGGACAGCTGCGCGGCTTCGTCCTGCACGCTCACCCAGCCTTCGGCGAAGCCCGGCAGGCCGCGCACGTCGCAAGCCTCGGCGAGGACGATACCGTCGCGGCTGAACGGGCAGGCGTTGGCTTCGATACCAGCCTCGGTCAGCAACGCCAGGTAGGCGTCGCGGTTGTGGTGGCGGCGGTTGACCCGCAGGATCATCGGCGGGTGGGCGTTGTTGGCGGCGCAGATGGCTTCCCATTGCTCCGGCCAGAAGGCTTTCAGCGACTTCTGCAGCCAGCGAGGGTGGGCGGTACGCACCACCGGGTCGCGCTCCATGCTGGCGAGCAGATCTTCGCCCTCACGCTGGGCGCGGCGCAGCACTGCATTGAGCAGCCCTTTGGCCCACGGTTTCTTGAGCTTGTCCGCGCAGCCCACGGTCTCGCCGATGGCGGCGTGTGCCGGGATGCGCGTGTAGAACAGTTGGTACAGGCCGACCAGCAGCAGCGCCTGCACATCGGCATCGGCGGCCTTGAACGGCTTCTGCAGCAGTTGCGCGGCCAGTAGGTCCAGACGCGGCTGCCAGCGTGCGGTACCAAAGGCCAGGTCTTGAGTGAGGCCCCGGTCGCGCTCTTCAACCTTGTCCAGTTGTGCCGGCAGCGAACTGTTCAGCGAAGCCTTGCCGCTGAGCACGGCGGCAAGGGCGCGGGCGGCGGCCAGGCGTGGGTTCATTGGCCGAGCACCTTGCCACTGGCGAACTTCTCGCGGCGGCTGTTGAACAGGTCACTGAAAGCCAGGGCCTTGCCGCCAGGCAGTTGCAGACGGGTCAGGCTCAGGGCGCCATCACCGCAGGCGACGACCAGGCCGTCCTTGCTGGCGGAGAGGATTTCGCCGGGGGCGCCCTTGCCTGTGGACACGTTGGCGGCCAGCACCTTCACGCTTTCGCCGTCGAGGGTGCTGTGGCACACCGGCCATGGGTTGAAGGCACGGATCAGGCGCTCCAGCTCCACGGCCGGGCGGCTCCAGTCGAGGCGCGCCTCGTCCTTGTTCAGCTTGTGGGCGTAGGTGGCCAGGGCATCGTCCTGAACTTCGCCTTGCAGGCTGCCATCGGCCAGGCCGGCAACGGCCTGCACCACGGCGCCCGGGCCCATGGCGGCGAGGCGGTCGTGCAGGGTGCCGCCGGTGTCGTCGGCGCTGATCGGCGTGACGACTTTCAGCAGCATCGGGCCAGTGTCGAGGCCCGCCTCCATACGCATCACGGTCACGCCGCTCTCGGCGTCACCGGCTTCAACGGCGCGTTGGATAGGCGCCGCGCCGCGCCAGCGTGGCAGCAGCGAGGCGTGGCTGTTGATGCAGCCCAGGCGT includes the following:
- the rsmB gene encoding 16S rRNA (cytosine(967)-C(5))-methyltransferase RsmB, which gives rise to MNPRLAAARALAAVLSGKASLNSSLPAQLDKVEERDRGLTQDLAFGTARWQPRLDLLAAQLLQKPFKAADADVQALLLVGLYQLFYTRIPAHAAIGETVGCADKLKKPWAKGLLNAVLRRAQREGEDLLASMERDPVVRTAHPRWLQKSLKAFWPEQWEAICAANNAHPPMILRVNRRHHNRDAYLALLTEAGIEANACPFSRDGIVLAEACDVRGLPGFAEGWVSVQDEAAQLSADLLELAPGQRVLDACCAPGGKTCHLLEAEPGLAHMVAIDLEAKRLTRVRENLDRLKLDAELIACDARDTASWWDGQPFQRILLDAPCSATGVIRRHPDIKLTRQAEDIPALAALQGELLDALWPTLEVGGMLLYATCSSLPTENTEVIDAFLARTPGARELDLATEAGLRQPHGRQLLAQEGGHDGFYYAKLIKIAASRG
- the fmt gene encoding methionyl-tRNA formyltransferase; this encodes MRIVFAGTPEFAAKHLKALLDSPYEIVAVYTQPDRPAGRGQKLMPSAVKALAVAHDIPVHQPQTLRNAEAQAELAALKPDLMVVVAYGLILPQAVLDIPRLGCINSHASLLPRWRGAAPIQRAVEAGDAESGVTVMRMEAGLDTGPMLLKVVTPISADDTGGTLHDRLAAMGPGAVVQAVAGLADGSLQGEVQDDALATYAHKLNKDEARLDWSRPAVELERLIRAFNPWPVCHSTLDGESVKVLAANVSTGKGAPGEILSASKDGLVVACGDGALSLTRLQLPGGKALAFSDLFNSRREKFASGKVLGQ